One window of the Osmerus mordax isolate fOsmMor3 chromosome 2, fOsmMor3.pri, whole genome shotgun sequence genome contains the following:
- the LOC136964989 gene encoding 1-acyl-sn-glycerol-3-phosphate acyltransferase gamma-like: MGLMGYIKTLFVLQLLMGFVFVVSGLIINFIQLCTCLLWPFNKQLYRRINCRLSYSLWSQLVMLLEWWSGTECTLYTDQATVDMFGKEHVIVILNHNYEIDFLCGWTMCERHGVLGSSKVLAKHELLKVPLIGWTWYFLEIVFCKRKWEDDRDTIFSALNRLKDYPEFMWFLLYCEGTRFTEKKHQISMQVAESKGLPKLKYHLLPRTKGFTTTLSCLKGTVTAVYDVTLNFKDKKNPTLLGIVNGKKYRADMSVRRFPVEEIPSDEKECANWLHKLYQEKDALQEHYHKEGCFPGPTVTSPRRPWTLLNFLFWATLLLSPLINFACGVAVSGSPLLIIGFLLFLIVASVAIRRLIGVTEVKKTGSSYGDQEAKKQN, encoded by the exons ATGGGGCTGATGGGCTATATCAAGACCCTGTTCGTCCTGCAGCTGCTCATGGGCTTTGTGTTCGTGGTCAGCGGCCTCATCATCAACTTCATCCAGCTGTGCACCTGCCTGCTCTGGCCCTTTAACAAACAGCTGTACCGCAGGATCAACTGTCggctctcctactctctctggaGCC AGCTGGTGATGCTGCTGGAGTGGTGGTCAGGGACAGAGTGCACTCTctacacagaccaggccacggTGGATATGTTCGGCAAGGAGCACGTCATCGTCATCCTCAACCACAACTACGAGATCGACTTCCTGTGTGGCTGGACCATGTGTGAACGACATGGAGTGCTGGGG AGTTCGAAGGTTCTGGCCAAACACGAGCTGCTGAAGGTGCcactgattggctggacctggtACTTCCTGGAGATTGTCTTCTGCAAGAGGAAGTGGGAGGATGACAGGGACACCATCTTCAGTGCACTCAACAGACTCAAAGATTACCCAGAGTTTATGTGG TTCCTGCTGTACTGTGAAGGGACCCGCTTCACTGAGAAGAAGCACCAGATCAGTATGCAAGTGGCAGAGAGCAAAGGCCTGCCTAAACTCAAGTACCACCTCCTACCCAGAACCAAGGGATTCACCACCACCCTGTCCTGCCTGAAGGGCACTG TAACGGCCGTGTACGATGTGACCCTGAActtcaaagacaagaagaacCCTACTCTGCTGGGCATTGTCAATGGCAAGAAGTACAGGGCAGACATGAGTGTCAG GCGCTTCCCTGTGGAGGAGATCCCCTCGGATGAGAAGGAGTGTGCTAACTGGCTTCACAAGCTCTACCAGGAGAAG gATGCACTGCAGGAGCACTACCATAAGGAGGGCTGTTTCCCAGGCCCCACAGTCACCTCCCCTCGCCGTCCGTGGACGCTGCTCAACTTCCTTTTCTGGGCCACGTTGCTACTCTCGCCCCTCATCAACTTTGCCTGCGGCGTGGCGGTCAGCGGCTCGCCACTCCTCATCATCGGCTTTCTCCTTTTCCTCATCGTAG CCTCCGTAGCCATCCGCCGCCTGATTGGTGTGACCGAGGTGAAGAAGACGGGCTCCAGCTACGGCGACCAGGAGGCCAAGAAACAAAACTAG